Proteins encoded together in one Ciona intestinalis unplaced genomic scaffold, KH HT000076.2, whole genome shotgun sequence window:
- the LOC100183936 gene encoding beta-1,4-glucuronyltransferase 1 isoform X3 codes for MQFQLNSVKFKNLLLVIIVIQAIAFLSYYRLAPKNVTSKPVVYMAGETLDYSGEYRIVQFYKYQGVSLEYRFYDVSLATQCSVNHLHHLVELLDRWDGPVSCSVFVPNQDASFADDAIKRLRQCFPKINRHVSFHLVYPSTHIADLSLVGTWLELSCSELLVRLENFGYQNYDVAGISFPHNALRNAARSGVLTQYVLLVDIDVMPNVGLRNQFIEFANRNSLFNTSVMDLTAYVVPVFEVLAGLEFPKDKKQLLNGVENGSVRPFHNETCWWCHKTEDFDRWKSFPQGENLNVAFIAEWDKSWEPFYIARRDVPMFDERFKQYGFDRIQQICEMYVAGYSFSVLDNAFLTHHGWKTAGGFYAKKDSDNAQNWILFNYHFKDNLLTKYSTNRTCSPIKPWIPKNKRKFSQALA; via the exons ATGCAGTTTCAATTGAACAGTGTAAAGTTCAAGAATTTACTGTTGGTTATCATAGTAATTCAAGCAATTGCATTCCTGTCTTATTATAGACTTGCACCTAAAAATGTTACTTCTAAACCAGTGGTATATATGGCAGGAGAAACTTTAGATTACAG TGGTGAATACAGAATTGTGCAATTTTACAAGTATCAAGGTGTAAGCCTTGAATATCGGTTTTAT GATGTTTCTCTCGCAACACAATGTTCCGTAAACCATCTTCACCACTTGGTAGAGCTGTTGGACAGATGGGACGGGCCAGTTTCATGTTCAGTGTTCGTTCCTAATCAG gatgcTAGTTTTGCAGATGATGCAATTAAAAGATTACGTCAATGTTTTCCTAAAATTAATCGACACGTTTCATTTCATCTTGTTTATCCTTCAACACATATTGCAGATCTCAGTTTG GTGGGAACTTGGTTGGAGCTGTCTTGTTCAGAACTTCTTGTCAGACTTGAAAACTTTGGTTACCAGAATTACGATGTAGCTGGAATCTCTTTCCCCCACAATGCATTGCGAAACGCAGCTCGTAGTGGAGTTCTGACACAGTATGTTCTTTTGGTTG ATATTGATGTGATGCCAAATGTTGGTTTAAGAAATCAGTTTATTGAATTTGCAAATCGTAACTCACTCTTCAATACCTCTGTGATGGATCTAACAGCTTATGTTGTTCCTGTATTTGAAGTTCTCGCTGGCTTGGAATTTCCAAAAGACAAAAAACAACTCTTAAATGG GGTTGAAAATGGTTCCGTTCGGCCTTTTCATAACGAAACTTGCTGGTGGTGTCATAAAACTGAAGACTTTGACAGGTGGAAGTCATTTCCACAG GGTGAAAATCTCAATGTAGCATTCATAGCAGAATGGGACAAAAGCTGGGAGCCATTCTACATAGCTCGACGTGATGTACCTATGTTTGACGAACGATTTAAACAATATGGCTTTGACAGAATTCAACAG atttgtgaAATGTATGTGGCTGGTTACAGCTTTTCTGTGTTGGACAATGCATTTCTTACCCATCATGGTTGGAAAACTGCTGGTGGATTCTACGCAAAGAAAGATTCTGACAACGCACAAAACTGGATTTTATTTAACTACCACTTCAAG